A genomic region of Dermacentor andersoni chromosome 9, qqDerAnde1_hic_scaffold, whole genome shotgun sequence contains the following coding sequences:
- the Rae1 gene encoding mRNA export factor, translating to MFGSTNTSVNFGGGVGMFSGAAATGTHNPMKDFEVVSPPEDSISSMAFSPASLPQNFLVAGSWDNQIRCWEVQSTGQTIPKAQQTHQGPILDVAWSDDGSKVFSASCDKTVKMWDLNSNQAMSIAQHDAPVKTVHWVKAPNYSCIMTGSWDKTLKFWDTRTPTPMLTINLPERCYCADVVYPMAVVSTAGRHIIIYQLEGQPQEYKKIESPLKYQHRCVSIFQDKKAQPNGFALGSVEGRVAIQYVNPQNPKDNFTFKCHRANGTTNGFQEIFAVNDIAFHPVHMTLATVGSDGKFSFWDKDARTKLKTSEQMEQPITRCCFNARGEIFAYAVSYDWSKGYEFHNPQKKNYIFLHSCFEELKPRAKK from the exons ATGTTTGGGTCGACGAACACGTCAGTAAACTTCGGCGGCGGGGTGGGCATGTTTTCCGGAGCGGCGGCCACCGGCACGCATAATCCAATGAAGGACTTCGAAGTAGTCTCGCCGCCGGAGGACTCCATCAGTAGCATGGCGTTCAGTCCGGCATCCCTGCCTCAGAACTTTCTCGTTGCTGGGAGCTGGGATAACCAG ATCAGGTGTTGGGAGGTGCAGAGCACGGGGCAGACCATTCCCAAAGCGCAACAGACGCATCAGGGTCCCATTCTCGACGTAGCTTGGAGCGAC GATGGAAGCAAGGTGTTCTCTGCCTCTTGTGACAAAACTGTCAAGATGTGGGATCTGAACAGCAATCAAGCCATGTCTATAGCACAG CACGATGCACCAGTGAAAACAGTACATTGGGTGAAAGCCCCGAATTACAGCTGCATCATGACAGGAAGCTGGGATAAGACCCTGAAG TTTTGGGACACCAGGACACCGACGCCAATGCTCACCATCAACCTTCCGGAACGCTGCTACTGTGCTGATGTT GTGTACCCCATGGCCGTCGTCAGCACGGCAGGCAGGCACATCATCATCTACCAGCTCGAGGGCCAGCCCCAAGAGTACAAGAAGATTGAATCGCCACTCAAGTACCAG CATCGGTGTGTGTCCATATTTCAAGACAAAAAGGCACAGCCGAATGGCTTTGCCCTTGGAAGCGTCGAAGGACGCGTGGCCATCCAGTATGTGAATCCCCAGAACCCCAAGGACAACTTCACATTCAAGTGTCACCGTGCCAATGGCACAACAAACGGCTTTCAGGAGATTTTCGCG GTCAATGACATTGCATTTCACCCTGTTCACATGACGTTAGCAACGGTAGGCTCAGACGGCAAATTCAGCTTCTGGGACAAGGATGCCCGCACCAAGCTGAAGACATCTGAACAGATGGAACAGCCGATCACCCGTTGCTGCTTCAATGCTCGTGGCGAAATATTTGCCTATGCAGTCAGCTATGACTGGTCAAAG